The window TAAAAACATGTCCTATGATTGAGCCCTTTTGATGCTGGGATCACAATAGCGTATTCTCGGCAAGGACGATGATGATTGTTCACCGCACAGTACCACTCCCTACTGCATCTGCATGTCTATCCACACCGAGGCTGAGCTTAGTTCATTACTTCAATtaacaatcattttttttggtcatttaattatttaaacaaCCCAACTCTTGTCGTCTTTTATGCACCCAAATGGCCCCCAATTCTCCCTATAATTTACCCCCTCCTACCACAAAAGTCCATCTCGAAGACTGCTCTCAAGGGCTACTATTGTCTTTTCAATATGTCagataaaaattaacatagtaaacaacaaataatataataattcagcttgtatatttttttatgatggcACGTCAGATGGCTCGGGTGCTGACGATGAAAGGATGACATATATTTTATGACATCACCAGACAATCGCGAGAGGCTCCGACGTCTTCCCACGCGCTGCAGTTAAATCCGCTAACAACCTCCTTCGCATAAATGAATATACAAGCTAACGGCCGTCACAATGCCTTTATAATCCGTTTTTAAAATGTCCTTAACGTGAGACGAGTTACCGTTCATGGTTAGGCGTCTGCATCAACCGCGCGTGGCATTGATAGCAATCATAAGTCCTCAATACGTGGAATTTTCCTCGTTTGcttccttttctcttcctgGCATTTGCAATGTAGCTGTGCTTTAACTTTTACCTTGGATATAAAGGCTTCTGTCTCCTTATCGCTTAGGTTAGTGTTTTCTAAACTTAATCACGcgcaaaaaaaagaaaaaattgcaGTAGGCTTGGTCGGAGAACATGTCTTCGGGTCGAAGGAAAGCAATTGAAGAACTTGCTCGAGGCAGGGACTTGACAAATCAGTTGCGAGATCTCCTTACTAAATCTTTCGGAGATGATGGTTTGTTGGGAAGTGAAGATCTAGTAACGAAAATCTTGAACTCGTTTGCGAACACGCTTTCGATATTAAGAAGCAGTAGTGGTGACTATGACGAGGTTTCCCAGAATCCCAGGAACAGCAACATGAGTTGGGATGGTCGGAAATCCGAGGAATCGGGAGAGAGCATTAAGAGTTCAACACAAAAGGACCGAAGAGGATGTTACAAAAGAAGGTAATAATTATATTCTCTTCATCATTTctactattttcttttcccatAAAAAACCAGAAATTGTTATATCCGTCTAGGTTTCTCAGCtagggtattttttttttgtttttttttaatttgtttgatgAAGACAAGTACGGACACCCTCATTGCCTTGTCTTAGATGTTAAGTTGACAAAGAAATAGTAGCATTGCCAAAGGCAATTGCATTTTGCAACGGATGTTGAATTTGAATCCAGCTTTCCCTTGCTCGGAGGGTTTGATTCGAATCTTTTGTGTAAAATATGAGCGAGTATATTTtgtgtttatatttttaactttgttttagaaataaaagaagataTATATGTGCTTTTCAGCAACAATAATTAGTAGATCTCTTATGGTTTTACTGCATCTGGATTTAGACAATTTGATTTATCATTGTCAATTCAATGGATTGAGTTTCATGCTTTTCCTTTATACTATTTATCTTTTcacctttttattattttattaattttttacattttcttttctattattctttgggaaaaaaattaaaattcttttttatcacTTTAGCGTACGAATTTACTTTAGAGTTCCTTAATGCAATCTTTGGAGGTGGCTAACAGTTAACTGGAATTTATTTATGGTAGGAAGAGTGAACACTCATGGACAAGAGACAGTCCTACTCTGATTGATGATGGCCATGCATGGAGAAAATACGGACAGAAAGTAATCCTCAACGCCAAACACCCAAGGTAATTTTTCGCCGCTCATTTTCACCAGATTAAATCATCATCAAGGTTGTTCATGATCAAGAAAGATACTGGAAATTAGCTTAAGAAATACGAAGTCTTTCCTAATTTTTCATCTGGTAGACAGGGTGGATTTTTCCTCTTATGAGTAGgattttctccatttttcttttctaatgtTGGTTTAGACAAAAGTTGCTTTTAAGCATGTCTTGTGCCATATAGATATTCTTATGAGTAAAAACATAAGGAAATAGAGAGCTACCTCGTGTCACTTcagaaaatgattaaattaatatatagttCCTTTGCTAAATATTAGGTCAAGCTATACATCAAATGAAACTGGTTGTGATCACACGGTCATACTTAtgctattttctttaaaaccctatttaattatattttgataGCTTTTGCTTTCTAGCTTTGATTCATTATGAAGTTGCCTTGTGAGAGGAAAATTAATTCTAGGAGGGACATATTTCTGTGCAGAAACTACTACAGATGCACCCATAAGCATGATCAGGGCTGCCAAGCAACCAAGCAAGTCCAGCAGATTGAAGACGACCCGCCAAAGTACGGAACAACATATTACGGCCATCACACTTGCAAAAATCTGCTCAAGGCTTCTCAACTCATCCTGGATTCCACTTCCAAGGACTCGTCCATACTCCTCAGCTTTGCAAACACCAACAAGCAAGACAACTCCATGTTCTCAGCTTTCCCACCAGTGAAGCAGGAAAGCAAAGAAGATATGCCAAGTGACATCACCTACAACCTATCCACATCATCACCCGATTATCTCCTGTCACCTGACCACTTAACGACGTTCGAGTCATCAGCTCAAATGACAGTGTTGTCAGCTGCTGATCATGCGGATGTCATCTCTGGAGTGGTGGATTCTGTTGATTTAGATGACTTGCTTGAGTTTTGATGGGGGGTTAGCTAGCTTGTCACCTGGATGAACTGATTATAGATAGAGTAGTTTCTTTTGTAATCTGAAGTGTAGAAATTAATATTGTGTTTTTCTCTTCTGAAAAAGAGCTGCGAAGTGCAAACAGCTCCTTGGATGGCAAGATGTAAAACTTCTCCCTTTCTATAAGCGCGTGCGTCCCCATGTCAACAATTAAGTAGATGTGATCGGTAATTAACGTTGGAATAGTGCAAATGAAATTAGTGATGGAATACTGGGAGTcttaattattcaaatatgactgttccaaattaaaacatctctcttaaaataagagaaagtatttttaacaaataaaattattgaaatacaTTGATTAATTGTTTAGTGTTTTCAATAGGTACATCTGTTGAAGTATAATAGGTACAATTTTTAGTGTGTATAAAACAAAACACTTTCAAAACAGACTTTAACTTTCAAAAACCATTTTGTAATAAACTTGTTGTATTTTGGAGAGTCCTTGTAAACAACTCTTTACAGATAGTGTGTTACAGCACGTCTCAAGCCTTCTTACTCTTTCtcgtttattatttttctaataattttaaagaattGTTGCCTATTATGACGATTTATTAGATAGTTTTGTAATACTTAAAGTCTTATTTAAATGTGACGATTCAAGATTAAAACATAACAAAGTGTTTAAAACACAACAGACACATCAATTGAAACATAACAGACACAATTTTTCAGtgtttataaaagaaaatttacttCTAAAATAgacttcaattttcaaaaagcATTTTGCAATAAATTTGTTGTTGCATATTCCCATAACAAGCAACAACTCtttaaaaaagtattttaaaaCACGCCTCAAGctttcttatttctcttatattatttttttaaggtCAAAATACCCACCAAGTTTCTATACTCATatgttttgttcaatttagtccatATACTTAAAATCgaaataatttaatctttgattttaagaattactttaatttagttCCTTTCCTAACGATATTCAATTTTATCGTTAAAAAAAACGACGTCAGTACTGACATGACACATTTTGATGACATGACGATGTCGTGGTATCGACGTGATGATGTGGTAGCGCCAAGTGGCATTAATATGATGATGAGGGCCATGTTAACGTGTCGATACCATGTGGTAATGTTGACATGGCAGAAcgagaaaaaaattttctaaaaaatgtTGTGTCACGTCATaaggattaaattaaataaaaatatataaaacagagattaaattaaataaaattaaagtatttaaaaactaaattgaaaaaatatttaaaaatattaatcttTAAGtagataatatatatacttattaataaacCAAATgtttaagtgtaaaagatttatggtgttaagaaatatctaaaaatattttcttactaCTTGATCATTTGAttccattttattttgtacttacaaattttttgtagatccaaattaataatttaaatttaaatttagcagAATTTGATTGTGGCATTTgaacttaaataaaaattttttataagaaactttgagtaaaattaaaaaaagaagaaattgtataaataaaacacaatattgTTGTAAAAAGAACTTACTTGTTTAAAGAAACCTTAGAAAgaaattatagaaaaattgATTGTGAATTTCCATAAAACTATTCTCTCCAATTTGTAGTCTTTGAggaattattttcttagtaGGAATCTAAtactttaaattttcttatcgAATACTT is drawn from Theobroma cacao cultivar B97-61/B2 chromosome 4, Criollo_cocoa_genome_V2, whole genome shotgun sequence and contains these coding sequences:
- the LOC18602206 gene encoding probable WRKY transcription factor 70; translated protein: MSSGRRKAIEELARGRDLTNQLRDLLTKSFGDDGLLGSEDLVTKILNSFANTLSILRSSSGDYDEVSQNPRNSNMSWDGRKSEESGESIKSSTQKDRRGCYKRRKSEHSWTRDSPTLIDDGHAWRKYGQKVILNAKHPRNYYRCTHKHDQGCQATKQVQQIEDDPPKYGTTYYGHHTCKNLLKASQLILDSTSKDSSILLSFANTNKQDNSMFSAFPPVKQESKEDMPSDITYNLSTSSPDYLLSPDHLTTFESSAQMTVLSAADHADVISGVVDSVDLDDLLEF